CCTTGGTTGTTTAATTAGAAGTGGCAAAATGAGCAAAATTACTCTTTATAATCACAAGCATAAAAGTGCTACAGGACAATTTGGAGTAACTACTTTGGCTTTAGAAAATAAAGTTAATTTAGATGAATACGATGCTATCTTTATTCCAGGCGGTAAAGGCGCACAAGAATTAAGAAAAGATCCTGAAAGTTTAAAAGTAATAGATTACTTTATTAAAAATGATAAATGAGTTTGTGCTATTTGTGATGCGCCTAATGTTCTTTATGAAAATCATTTTATTGATGATAAGGTTAAATACAGTTCATTTCCAATTATACCTTTAGTTGGCGGTAAAAATAGAAATGAAAAAATGGTAACAGTAAATAACAAAATTATTACTGGTCGTTGTGCAGCAAGTTCAATGGAATTTGGTTTAACTTTAGTTAAAGAATTCTTTGGTGAAGATGTTTACGAGCCTATTCGTAAAGGAATGTTTGGAGCTTAAAAAGGCAATAAAAAAATCAGCTTTTGAAAGTTGATTTTTTATTATTCTTCTTTTTCAATTTTATGCTTTTGAGCCTTTTTTATAAGCACAAAGAGCAAAATTTGAAGTTTCAACTTATCTCATCAAACAGTGTTCGAAATGTTTTCGAAATTGCAACACATTTGATATTCAATAACCAATTTACCTTTAACATCATCTCAGTAAAAAATCATTTGATGTTTCTTATTGTTAATTAATTTAAAAAGCATGTATTTATGATCATTTCATACTCGATATGCATTAAAAGCTGTAAATCATCTTTTGTAATTTAATGAGAAATATTTAATTAAATTTTCTAGTTTATCAAAAGAATATTTGTATGATTTTTTGCTAATTTTAATCTTGCCAACTCTTTCAGCTAATTGATTGTATTTGAATGAAAGTAAGTTGTTTCGATTTGTATAACTATTTAGCATTCAAATTAAACAAATGAAAAAGTAATAGTTATTAAATTGAGTTGAATAACGAGGATTAGCTATAAATTTGTTATCAATATAAGCAAATAAACAGCTTTCATTTTTTAATTGTTTATTTATATTTTTTAAATCATAGAAATAATATTTAACTTTATATTGTTTTAATAATTCTAATATTTGATAAGTAGTATTTTGTGGAACAACAACATAAGAATTACTAATATCAATTCCATTACGTTTGATTTCTTCTAAAAAGAAATCTAAATAAATTAATACTAGTTCATGAGAATTAAGTCATTTAAATTTGTCATTTAAACGCAAGCAAACATTTAAGTTGCTGTTGATATCAAAATGAAAAATATTTTGAATTTTGTT
The Mycoplasmopsis fermentans PG18 DNA segment above includes these coding regions:
- a CDS encoding DJ-1/PfpI family protein, whose translation is MKLLVLTHPMFNDIELTTVLGCLIRSGKMSKITLYNHKHKSATGQFGVTTLALENKVNLDEYDAIFIPGGKGAQELRKDPESLKVIDYFIKNDKWVCAICDAPNVLYENHFIDDKVKYSSFPIIPLVGGKNRNEKMVTVNNKIITGRCAASSMEFGLTLVKEFFGEDVYEPIRKGMFGA
- a CDS encoding MAG5620 family putative phospho-sugar mutase, with product MQTNNQQLKEQIIVSNDNLLIRNDTFLFKTNNKEKIELSSILRLLQAINKTILKSNSNILLSFEGQEFYNENIQYFSSYFIKNNHNVFKYHNNFSISLILDEYAYKKASYDFLIKFKNIKNDNYITIQIFDKNFEILTSENLQKIYDYYQLNKWQNKEIVIKDPKLVNEFELIDELASKEQILKAFVNVKQRYKTLSYFASDNKFSQSIGTELLNNYQNKYITNNKNISLLNLKWLTFFAASSWYRENKIQNIFHFDINSNLNVCLRLNDKFKWLNSHELVLIYLDFFLEEIKRNGIDISNSYVVVPQNTTYQILELLKQYKVKYYFYDLKNINKQLKNESCLFAYIDNKFIANPRYSTQFNNYYFFICLIWMLNSYTNRNNLLSFKYNQLAERVGKIKISKKSYKYSFDKLENLIKYFSLNYKRWFTAFNAYRVWNDHKYMLFKLINNKKHQMIFYWDDVKGKLVIEYQMCCNFENISNTVWWDKLKLQILLFVLIKKAQKHKIEKEE